Proteins encoded within one genomic window of Acinetobacter sp. YWS30-1:
- the argC gene encoding N-acetyl-gamma-glutamyl-phosphate reductase produces MIVISVGIVGGTGYTGVELLRLLLRHPNVEVKALTSRTEAGRRVDDMFPSLRGHTDLQFSDLSLDLLKACDVVFFATPHGVAMKHAEELVAANTKVIDLAADFRLQNLAQFEKWYGMEHACPEVLKDSVYGLSELNRDQIKQASVIGNPGCYPTTVQLGLAPVLKSSEALVKPESIIIDAKSGVSGAGRKASLGMIYSENADNFKAYGVAGHRHHPEIVEALENISGQKGVFDHILFVPHLVPMIRGMLSTIYIDLTEAGQAADLQSLYEQFYANEQFVDVMPAGSSPETRSVRGANQLRIALYKPQPTKLVILVAQDNLVKGAAGQAVQNMNLMFGFAENAGLNNIGLLP; encoded by the coding sequence ATCATCGTGATTTCAGTGGGTATTGTGGGTGGTACAGGTTATACAGGCGTTGAACTTTTACGTCTATTACTGCGACATCCGAATGTAGAGGTTAAAGCACTGACATCACGTACTGAAGCAGGCCGCCGTGTCGATGACATGTTCCCGAGTCTGCGTGGACATACGGATCTTCAGTTTTCTGACCTCAGCCTTGATCTTTTAAAAGCATGTGATGTGGTATTTTTCGCGACACCACATGGGGTTGCCATGAAACATGCTGAAGAACTTGTCGCAGCCAATACCAAGGTAATTGACCTTGCAGCTGATTTCCGTTTGCAAAATCTGGCACAGTTCGAAAAATGGTATGGCATGGAACATGCTTGCCCAGAAGTGTTAAAAGATTCTGTTTATGGTCTGTCTGAACTTAACCGTGACCAGATCAAACAGGCGAGTGTGATTGGTAATCCGGGCTGTTATCCAACGACAGTTCAGCTTGGTCTGGCACCAGTATTAAAATCAAGTGAGGCCTTGGTAAAACCAGAAAGCATTATTATCGATGCAAAATCTGGGGTATCAGGTGCGGGCCGTAAAGCCAGCCTGGGCATGATCTATTCTGAAAATGCTGATAACTTTAAGGCTTATGGCGTTGCGGGCCACCGTCACCATCCTGAAATCGTAGAAGCATTAGAAAACATTTCAGGTCAAAAAGGCGTGTTTGACCATATCCTGTTTGTGCCGCATCTAGTGCCGATGATTCGTGGGATGTTATCAACGATTTATATCGATTTGACTGAAGCAGGTCAGGCAGCTGACTTGCAGTCACTGTACGAGCAGTTCTATGCCAATGAACAGTTTGTTGATGTAATGCCAGCAGGCAGTTCGCCAGAAACCCGTTCGGTGCGTGGTGCTAACCAGTTGCGTATTGCACTATACAAACCACAACCAACCAAGCTGGTGATTCTGGTGGCTCAGGACAATCTAGTCAAAGGTGCAGCTGGTCAGGCAGTACAGAACATGAACCTGATGTTTGGCTTTGCAGAAAATGCAGGCTTGAATAATATTGGTTTATTACCATAA
- a CDS encoding DUF6776 family protein, whose amino-acid sequence MPNNESNMTIQEPSTKKPLMKGNTPLVIGAAVLILGSGLLGYTVGHRQGLTAVGFEADAEQLVEVVQKQKTSLETLNKSLNTAVQERDLAVSNANDLYLAANKARDAQEQAESVGTIYREILRQRGGLALTVQHLGIKALPDNAFEYQIDLIQVSPGKNRASGTVELRLIKGTEILVVPLEDKNFNFDNYERLTGRWTMPKGFKPEFIEVRLSGTKPVIRRFSWDQGKAVESQSTVLSEIPKTEANAN is encoded by the coding sequence ATGCCGAATAATGAGTCAAACATGACGATCCAGGAACCATCTACAAAGAAACCATTGATGAAAGGCAATACACCTTTGGTAATCGGTGCTGCTGTGTTGATTCTGGGTAGTGGCTTGCTGGGCTATACGGTCGGGCATCGGCAAGGTTTGACTGCGGTGGGCTTTGAGGCGGATGCAGAACAATTGGTTGAAGTAGTACAAAAACAGAAAACCAGTCTGGAAACACTGAATAAATCTCTGAATACAGCGGTACAGGAACGTGATTTGGCCGTTAGTAATGCCAATGATCTTTATCTGGCTGCAAATAAGGCGCGTGATGCTCAAGAGCAGGCTGAAAGCGTTGGTACGATCTATCGTGAGATCTTGCGTCAACGCGGTGGTCTGGCGCTGACAGTTCAACATCTGGGGATTAAAGCCTTGCCTGATAATGCCTTCGAATACCAGATTGATCTGATTCAGGTCAGCCCGGGCAAAAATCGCGCCTCTGGTACAGTGGAGCTACGTTTGATTAAGGGTACTGAAATTCTGGTCGTGCCGCTTGAAGATAAAAACTTTAATTTCGACAATTATGAACGTTTGACTGGTCGCTGGACCATGCCTAAAGGTTTTAAACCAGAATTTATTGAAGTGCGCCTCTCAGGGACTAAGCCTGTGATTCGCCGTTTTAGCTGGGATCAGGGGAAAGCTGTTGAAAGCCAGTCAACAGTCCTGTCAGAGATTCCAAAAACTGAAGCAAATGCAAATTAA
- the clpS gene encoding ATP-dependent Clp protease adapter ClpS, with protein MPSNKRPKCLSEIKNSFYESGMVDWHISPRLTDEPFHDDDADLAVQTAPPELKRPPMYAVVLLNDDYTPMEFVIEILQQYFAMNLDQATQVMLTVHYEGKGVAGVYPRDIAETKANQVNNYARSQGHPLLCQIEPKD; from the coding sequence ATGCCAAGCAATAAACGTCCAAAATGTTTAAGTGAGATCAAAAATTCTTTTTACGAGTCCGGCATGGTTGATTGGCATATTAGCCCGCGTTTAACAGACGAGCCTTTTCACGATGATGACGCTGACCTTGCAGTCCAGACTGCACCTCCTGAACTGAAGCGTCCACCGATGTATGCAGTGGTATTATTGAATGACGACTACACTCCAATGGAGTTTGTAATTGAAATTTTACAACAATACTTTGCAATGAATCTTGACCAAGCTACACAAGTAATGCTAACTGTACATTATGAAGGAAAAGGTGTAGCTGGGGTCTATCCTCGAGACATTGCGGAAACCAAAGCGAACCAAGTCAATAATTACGCTCGATCTCAAGGTCATCCTTTACTTTGCCAGATTGAGCCGAAAGATTAA
- the clpA gene encoding ATP-dependent Clp protease ATP-binding subunit ClpA, which yields MLSRQLEVSLRLAVSMARQKRHEFLTVEHLLLALLDNDSAVNALKACGADIIVLRKELEEYVEQHTPKLGENSDQAPHPTESFDRILQRAIFHVQSSGGDRTVEGADILVAMYSERDSFAVYLLKRHQINRLTLTQYLSHGTRKDEVQSEEEIEELDGESASSNNSGPLELYTTNLNQEAQRGKTDPLIGREKEIERAAQILCRRRKNNPLLVGDPGVGKTSIAEGLAWLIVNGKAPKPLENAEIYSLDIGALVAGTKYRGDFEKRLKQLLNALKKKPDAVLFIDEIHMIIGAGSSMGSTMDASNLIKPALANGSLRCIGSTTFQEYRQVFEKDHALSRRFQKIDVNEPSITETIDILRGLKSKFEDFHHVQYDDQALVSAVELSAKFINDRFLPDKAIDVIDEAGAQRRLKAEQDDSLITVENIEDIVSKIARIPPKTVSKDDKSVLENLERDLKRVVFGQDEAIEALASAIKLSRAGLKSPDKPVGSFVFAGPTGVGKTEVTKQLAKILGVELVRFDMSEYMERHAVSRLIGAPPGYVGFDQGGLLTDAIHKNPHCVLLLDEIEKAHPDVFNLLLQIMDHGSLTDNNGRKSDFRNVVLVLTTNIGAESISRVSIGFMEQDNSNDNQEAMKKAFSPEFRNRLDGVIQFKALPNTIIENVVDKFLTELQAQLDEKKVVLEVDQSAREWMAENGYDRLMGARPMQRLIQEHLKKPLAEMILFGELAENGGNVSVSVKKENGKSVGLKLEVFEDQTAEPA from the coding sequence ATGCTCAGTCGTCAATTAGAAGTATCACTACGTTTGGCTGTCAGCATGGCTCGTCAAAAGAGACATGAGTTCCTGACCGTAGAACATTTATTATTAGCTTTACTCGACAATGATTCTGCCGTGAATGCCTTAAAAGCATGTGGTGCAGATATTATCGTTTTGCGTAAAGAATTAGAAGAGTACGTAGAACAACATACCCCTAAACTCGGTGAAAATAGTGATCAGGCACCTCATCCTACAGAAAGTTTTGACCGGATTTTGCAACGTGCAATTTTCCATGTTCAATCCAGTGGCGGTGATCGTACTGTAGAAGGTGCCGATATTCTGGTTGCGATGTATTCTGAGCGTGATTCTTTTGCGGTTTATCTGCTTAAACGTCATCAGATTAACCGTCTGACTTTAACCCAGTATCTTTCTCATGGTACACGTAAAGACGAAGTGCAGTCTGAAGAAGAAATTGAAGAGCTAGATGGTGAATCGGCTTCTTCCAATAATTCTGGTCCACTAGAGTTATATACGACAAACCTGAATCAGGAAGCTCAACGCGGCAAGACAGATCCATTGATTGGCCGTGAAAAAGAAATTGAGCGTGCAGCACAAATTCTTTGCCGCCGTCGTAAAAATAATCCCTTACTTGTCGGTGATCCAGGTGTAGGTAAAACTTCAATTGCTGAAGGTCTGGCTTGGTTAATTGTCAATGGCAAGGCACCTAAGCCACTGGAAAATGCTGAAATCTATAGCCTAGACATCGGCGCACTGGTGGCGGGAACTAAATACCGTGGTGATTTCGAAAAGCGTTTAAAACAACTATTAAATGCCTTGAAGAAAAAACCAGATGCAGTACTGTTCATTGATGAAATTCATATGATCATCGGTGCAGGTTCAAGCATGGGCAGCACCATGGATGCATCGAATCTGATTAAGCCTGCATTGGCAAATGGTTCGTTGCGTTGCATCGGTTCAACCACATTCCAGGAATACCGTCAGGTCTTTGAAAAAGATCATGCCTTATCACGTCGGTTCCAAAAAATAGATGTGAATGAGCCTTCGATTACAGAAACAATTGATATCTTGCGTGGCCTGAAATCTAAATTTGAAGATTTCCACCATGTGCAGTATGACGATCAGGCACTGGTTTCTGCGGTTGAACTGTCAGCGAAATTTATTAATGACCGTTTCTTGCCAGATAAAGCGATTGACGTGATTGATGAGGCCGGTGCACAACGCCGTTTGAAAGCTGAGCAAGATGACAGCCTGATTACAGTTGAAAACATCGAAGACATTGTGTCCAAGATTGCCCGTATTCCACCGAAAACGGTTTCTAAAGATGACAAGTCTGTACTGGAGAACCTTGAGCGTGATCTGAAACGTGTAGTCTTCGGCCAGGATGAAGCAATTGAAGCTTTGGCTTCTGCGATCAAACTGTCACGTGCGGGTCTGAAATCGCCTGATAAGCCAGTGGGTAGCTTTGTATTCGCAGGTCCAACGGGTGTAGGTAAAACTGAAGTCACCAAGCAATTGGCGAAAATTCTGGGTGTAGAGCTGGTACGTTTTGACATGTCCGAATACATGGAACGTCACGCAGTCTCTCGTCTGATCGGTGCGCCTCCAGGTTATGTCGGTTTTGACCAAGGCGGTTTACTGACCGATGCGATTCACAAAAATCCGCATTGTGTATTACTTCTAGATGAGATCGAAAAAGCGCATCCGGATGTATTTAATCTGTTATTACAAATCATGGATCATGGTTCATTAACGGATAATAATGGTCGCAAATCCGATTTCCGTAATGTGGTGCTGGTTCTAACGACTAATATTGGTGCGGAAAGTATTTCCCGTGTCAGCATTGGTTTCATGGAACAGGACAACAGTAATGATAACCAGGAAGCGATGAAGAAAGCGTTCTCGCCAGAATTCCGTAACCGTCTGGACGGTGTGATTCAGTTCAAGGCATTGCCGAATACCATTATTGAAAATGTCGTGGATAAATTCCTGACTGAACTTCAGGCACAACTGGATGAGAAGAAAGTGGTGCTGGAGGTGGATCAAAGCGCACGTGAGTGGATGGCTGAAAATGGCTATGATCGCTTGATGGGTGCTCGACCAATGCAGCGTCTGATTCAGGAACATCTGAAAAAACCACTGGCTGAAATGATCCTGTTTGGTGAACTGGCTGAAAATGGTGGTAACGTTTCAGTTTCTGTGAAGAAAGAAAATGGTAAGTCTGTCGGTCTGAAACTTGAAGTCTTCGAAGATCAGACTGCTGAACCAGCTTAA
- a CDS encoding YnfA family protein codes for MDIQISKLLTTFFLFLLTALMEILGCYFPYLILNQAKSQWLWIPTALALAAFVWLLTLHPAASGRIYAAYGGIYIFSALMWLRFIDQVSLSRWDLLGGIVVILGALIIILQPQGLIR; via the coding sequence ATGGATATTCAGATTAGCAAACTTTTAACTACGTTTTTTCTATTTTTATTGACGGCATTGATGGAAATTTTGGGCTGTTATTTTCCCTACCTGATTTTAAATCAGGCTAAGAGTCAGTGGTTATGGATTCCAACCGCATTAGCTTTAGCTGCTTTTGTCTGGCTTTTGACTTTGCATCCTGCCGCTTCTGGGCGTATTTATGCTGCTTATGGGGGAATCTATATTTTCTCAGCATTAATGTGGCTGAGATTCATTGATCAGGTTAGCCTTTCACGTTGGGACCTGCTTGGGGGAATTGTGGTCATTCTAGGAGCACTGATTATTATATTACAGCCACAAGGTTTGATCCGTTGA